A window from Armatimonas rosea encodes these proteins:
- a CDS encoding glycosyltransferase, with protein sequence MSKPKVLFLAHLLPWPLDGGGQIKSYHVLRQLAQAYDITLLALIRTPDEAKNTEPLRELCVGGVEAIPIHRTRVRNALAAGRAPLTGESFIVTRDNTPAFHAAVARELATGAYVALHVDHLQMAQFVPAATLGVKVILDEHNVEYRIPQRLAETAKNPLWRVYAAGEWKRLREFERGALRRADRTLAVSDEDKTTLEDLLGPNKGRIYTLPIGVDTDYFAPRPRKPASKTLVSIGTMYWPPNIDAMRWFCAEILPKIKAGESDTRLTIVGARPTDEVLALAADPAVTVTGSVPDVRPYGEDCGAFIVPLRSGSGMRVKILNALAMGLPTVSTTVGAEGIDVRDGEHILLAETAEEFAAATLRLLSEPDLSARLAANGRRLMEERYGWDAIGTQLRQNYSEVLAR encoded by the coding sequence GTGAGCAAGCCCAAGGTTCTCTTTCTGGCGCACCTGCTCCCCTGGCCCCTCGACGGCGGCGGGCAGATCAAGTCCTACCATGTCCTGCGTCAGCTCGCGCAGGCCTACGATATCACCCTGCTGGCCCTGATCCGCACCCCCGACGAGGCCAAGAACACCGAGCCGCTGCGCGAACTCTGCGTGGGCGGAGTCGAGGCGATCCCCATCCACCGGACACGGGTTCGCAATGCGCTTGCGGCGGGACGAGCCCCTCTGACCGGCGAGTCGTTTATTGTCACGCGGGACAACACCCCCGCTTTCCATGCCGCGGTCGCGCGGGAGCTGGCCACGGGAGCCTATGTCGCGCTCCATGTTGACCACCTCCAGATGGCGCAGTTTGTCCCCGCCGCCACGCTGGGTGTCAAGGTGATCCTCGATGAGCACAATGTCGAGTACCGGATTCCCCAGCGCCTCGCCGAGACGGCAAAGAACCCGCTCTGGCGCGTCTACGCCGCGGGAGAGTGGAAGCGTCTGCGGGAGTTCGAGCGCGGTGCTCTCAGACGCGCCGATCGGACGCTGGCGGTCTCCGACGAAGACAAGACCACGCTAGAGGATTTACTTGGGCCAAATAAGGGTAGAATATACACGCTACCCATTGGCGTGGACACCGACTACTTCGCTCCGCGCCCCCGAAAACCCGCCTCGAAGACCCTTGTCTCCATCGGAACGATGTACTGGCCGCCAAATATTGACGCGATGCGCTGGTTTTGCGCGGAGATTCTGCCGAAGATCAAAGCGGGAGAGTCCGACACCCGCCTGACCATTGTCGGGGCGCGGCCCACCGACGAAGTCCTTGCCCTCGCGGCGGACCCGGCGGTGACGGTCACGGGCTCGGTGCCCGATGTGCGGCCCTATGGGGAGGACTGCGGTGCGTTTATCGTCCCCTTGCGCTCGGGGTCGGGGATGCGGGTGAAGATACTCAATGCGCTGGCGATGGGCCTGCCAACGGTCTCAACGACGGTTGGTGCAGAAGGGATTGATGTGAGAGACGGCGAGCATATCTTGCTAGCAGAGACGGCGGAGGAGTTTGCGGCGGCGACGCTGCGGCTGCTCTCGGAGCCGGACCTGTCCGCACGCCTCGCCGCCAACGGCCGCCGCCTGATGGAGGAGCGCTACGGCTGGGACGCCATCGGTACGCAGCTCCGCCAGAACTACAGCGAGGTGCTTGCGCGATGA
- a CDS encoding sugar transferase has translation MESQVYSPQTKVAVTPVALPNTNMLYLTLKRLIDIAGSLFGLVLLFPLFSVLAILVRLSSAGPILHRRRVLSHQQYEGGTPQSFDAFKFRTMITNADAFLAQHPELMAEFQKDFKLRDDPRVTKVGHKLRRSSLDELPQLFNVLRGQMTLVGPRMISPPELEMYGEYAAKLLSVKPGLTGLWQVSGRQNVSYAERVKLDMYYIDNRTLGMDIEILLRTVVSVLKRQGAY, from the coding sequence ATGGAATCACAGGTTTATTCGCCTCAGACCAAGGTAGCGGTTACCCCCGTTGCGCTCCCCAACACCAACATGCTCTACCTTACGTTGAAGCGTCTCATTGATATTGCCGGCTCGCTTTTTGGGCTCGTCCTGCTCTTCCCCCTGTTCTCCGTTCTTGCCATTCTCGTTCGCCTCTCGTCCGCCGGGCCGATCCTGCACCGCCGACGGGTCCTCTCGCACCAGCAGTACGAAGGGGGCACGCCCCAGAGCTTCGATGCCTTCAAGTTCCGCACGATGATCACCAACGCCGATGCCTTTCTCGCCCAGCACCCCGAGCTGATGGCGGAGTTCCAAAAGGACTTCAAGCTGCGCGACGATCCCCGGGTGACCAAGGTCGGGCACAAGCTGCGGCGCTCCAGCCTCGACGAGCTCCCGCAGCTCTTTAATGTCCTCCGGGGGCAGATGACCTTGGTGGGCCCACGCATGATCTCCCCGCCCGAGCTGGAGATGTACGGCGAGTACGCCGCCAAGCTCCTCTCGGTCAAGCCCGGCCTGACCGGGCTCTGGCAGGTGAGTGGTCGTCAGAATGTCTCCTACGCCGAGCGCGTCAAGCTGGACATGTACTACATCGACAACCGGACGCTCGGGATGGATATCGAGATCCTCCTGCGAACCGTGGTGAGTGTGC
- a CDS encoding matrixin family metalloprotease: MRNKPLLTLALVLVLAGCGGGGTTPPPSTTDYFDELSLSLRWSSTKTANPLKVFIGKDGTTDRSTEVMAGATSWSVATSNLVRFTQTDTAADADITVTFSDTVDTSDGGVGLASVSFAIVPGNPTADGIIQSGAITLKTGIASNIILPTMQHELGHALGIVGRNKGDNGHSSYDGDVMFPVIKTSSSLSTRDAATLIKLYATSRKR, from the coding sequence ATGAGAAACAAACCTTTACTGACTCTGGCGCTGGTGCTGGTCCTCGCGGGCTGTGGCGGCGGCGGCACGACTCCCCCTCCCAGCACCACGGACTACTTCGATGAGCTCTCTCTGAGCCTGCGCTGGTCCAGCACCAAGACCGCCAACCCGCTGAAGGTCTTTATCGGCAAGGATGGCACCACGGACCGCTCCACCGAGGTCATGGCAGGCGCGACCTCGTGGTCGGTGGCGACCAGCAACCTGGTGCGCTTCACCCAGACCGATACCGCGGCGGATGCGGATATCACGGTGACGTTTAGCGATACGGTCGATACCTCTGATGGTGGTGTCGGGCTGGCGTCGGTGAGCTTTGCCATTGTCCCAGGCAACCCGACCGCCGATGGCATTATCCAGTCAGGGGCGATCACCCTCAAGACCGGGATCGCGAGCAATATCATCCTCCCGACCATGCAGCACGAGCTCGGGCACGCGCTTGGGATTGTCGGGCGCAACAAGGGCGACAATGGGCACAGCTCCTACGATGGCGATGTGATGTTCCCGGTGATCAAGACCAGCTCGTCTCTGAGCACGCGGGATGCCGCGACCCTGATCAAGCTCTACGCCACGAGCCGAAAGCGCTAA
- a CDS encoding glycosyltransferase, which yields MKLLFVTPYVPSLIRVRTYQLLRHLARRGCKITLVALEDAPVSTASRAELAELCESVHLVPLEKPAAALRCIAALPSPKPLWVAYCDTPALRATVRRLVQAEQFDAAHVEHLRAASVRSALGDLPCVLDAVDCITALQRQMFDQGERLKDRALAGEEWLKLRRWEPRAYAGYDAIGVTSQYDATALQALGTRPPLHVIPNGVDLDYFQPNPKLAPEPDTIIFSGKMSYRANDDAVLWFAAQLWPTLKRARPGLRWTIAGNEPSAAVRALAADPAITVTGYVEDLRPFIARASLAICPLRIGVGIQNKALEAMAMGRPVVASPIAGRALPGAITEGGLNVAEGAQDFIAACLALLESPAQAELAGQAARRYVERHHRWDCSAGAFLELYAREKQQTTPRV from the coding sequence ATGAAGCTCCTCTTTGTCACCCCGTATGTGCCGTCGCTGATCCGCGTCCGCACCTACCAGCTCCTGCGGCACCTGGCCCGCCGTGGCTGCAAGATCACCCTGGTCGCACTGGAAGATGCTCCCGTCTCCACGGCAAGCCGTGCGGAGCTGGCCGAGCTCTGTGAGAGTGTCCATCTCGTCCCACTAGAGAAGCCCGCCGCCGCCCTCCGCTGCATCGCGGCGCTCCCGAGCCCCAAGCCGCTCTGGGTGGCCTACTGCGACACCCCCGCCTTGAGAGCGACCGTGCGCCGCTTAGTGCAGGCGGAACAATTCGATGCCGCGCACGTCGAACACCTGCGCGCTGCCTCTGTCCGCTCTGCCCTGGGAGACCTGCCCTGTGTGCTCGATGCGGTCGACTGTATCACCGCGCTCCAACGCCAGATGTTTGACCAAGGAGAACGACTAAAGGACCGGGCACTCGCCGGGGAGGAGTGGCTCAAGCTCCGGCGCTGGGAGCCGCGTGCCTACGCCGGCTACGATGCGATCGGGGTCACAAGCCAGTACGATGCGACCGCGCTCCAGGCACTGGGAACCCGCCCACCGCTCCATGTCATTCCCAATGGGGTCGATCTGGACTACTTCCAGCCCAACCCCAAACTCGCCCCCGAGCCCGACACGATTATCTTCAGCGGCAAGATGAGCTACCGGGCCAACGACGATGCCGTGCTGTGGTTTGCCGCGCAGCTCTGGCCCACGCTCAAGCGGGCGCGTCCGGGCCTGCGCTGGACCATCGCCGGCAACGAGCCGTCGGCGGCGGTGCGTGCGCTGGCTGCCGACCCCGCGATCACGGTCACGGGCTATGTCGAGGACCTGCGCCCCTTTATCGCCCGCGCCAGCCTCGCGATCTGCCCCCTGCGGATCGGGGTGGGAATTCAGAACAAGGCGCTAGAGGCAATGGCTATGGGCCGCCCCGTAGTCGCCTCCCCCATCGCGGGCCGCGCTCTCCCAGGCGCGATTACCGAGGGGGGACTGAACGTCGCGGAGGGAGCTCAGGACTTTATCGCCGCCTGCCTCGCGCTCCTGGAGAGCCCCGCCCAGGCCGAGCTTGCAGGGCAGGCCGCACGCCGCTATGTCGAGCGCCACCACCGCTGGGACTGTAGCGCAGGTGCCTTTCTAGAGCTCTACGCCCGAGAGAAACAGCAGACAACACCCCGTGTATAA
- a CDS encoding O-antigen ligase family protein, whose translation MSKAREEFYDEATIWGDDSDRPVRDLISQGAEQKLKLLGSALVIGTALGIGGVLASGAGTKGLIWLAIVVLGMVGVITVASYLEVGVTLFIAACWFLFKTPGLAQGQGGGGEQGLALSQIGLVLLLSAWGLRRLFRPDGKLFRTPLTAPIFAYLFICAWSTIHSLLFPDSNIERGLITATPIAVNVLENILRVLALGGLLLVANVVTPRGKGRMAAMFIAAGVLLFLFSLQTKTNNMDHPVGLARYVPGQGYGAFPQMMIVGVLAALAVSGIGKRWQQAVMLTVALTIFGWAFVRNAEWVSGWLAGGLALAIVVFNARRKLFWIGVGVIAAIVLLNFGYFWDKFYKMNFYAGGHMNWGVATLRGQEIGALENDRSRMLRAAFQYADAFPLGVGLGNYKNYNHHYGSPTVWNSTTFTSAHGTYAQTLSELGWLGLLALLWLQGATLMTLYRFWRALPTGTWEKAWLLATYAGCWGIFAATFLGDYIFPSYHNGAMASFGGTVYVWLFAGFGIGLARLRGLTWASATGKGIKKPRPQAHWVRPTEGRP comes from the coding sequence ATGAGTAAGGCAAGAGAAGAATTTTACGACGAGGCCACGATCTGGGGCGACGACTCCGACCGGCCCGTGCGCGATCTCATCAGCCAGGGAGCGGAGCAGAAACTCAAGCTGCTCGGGAGCGCCCTGGTGATTGGGACCGCGCTGGGAATCGGGGGCGTCCTGGCGTCGGGGGCGGGCACCAAGGGCCTGATCTGGCTTGCCATTGTCGTGCTGGGGATGGTGGGCGTGATCACGGTCGCCAGCTACCTGGAGGTGGGCGTGACCCTCTTTATCGCCGCCTGCTGGTTCCTCTTCAAGACCCCCGGCCTTGCCCAAGGCCAGGGGGGCGGTGGGGAGCAAGGGCTCGCGCTCAGCCAGATCGGCCTGGTCTTGCTCCTCTCCGCCTGGGGGCTGCGGCGCCTCTTCCGCCCCGATGGCAAGCTCTTCCGCACCCCCCTGACCGCCCCGATCTTTGCCTATCTCTTTATCTGCGCCTGGTCGACCATCCACAGCCTGCTCTTCCCCGACAGCAATATCGAGCGTGGCCTGATCACCGCTACCCCGATAGCGGTGAACGTCCTTGAGAACATCCTCCGGGTGCTGGCGCTGGGCGGCCTGCTTCTTGTCGCCAATGTGGTCACGCCGCGCGGAAAGGGCCGCATGGCCGCGATGTTTATTGCCGCCGGCGTGCTCTTGTTTCTCTTCTCGCTTCAGACCAAGACCAACAACATGGACCACCCGGTCGGGCTGGCGCGCTATGTTCCGGGGCAGGGCTACGGCGCCTTTCCCCAGATGATGATTGTCGGGGTGCTGGCAGCGCTGGCGGTCTCGGGGATCGGCAAGCGCTGGCAGCAGGCCGTGATGCTCACGGTCGCGCTGACGATCTTTGGCTGGGCGTTTGTCCGAAATGCGGAGTGGGTCTCAGGCTGGCTTGCCGGCGGCTTGGCGCTCGCCATAGTTGTCTTCAATGCCCGCCGCAAGCTCTTCTGGATCGGAGTGGGCGTGATCGCGGCGATTGTCTTGCTGAACTTTGGCTACTTCTGGGACAAGTTCTACAAGATGAACTTCTATGCGGGCGGGCACATGAACTGGGGAGTCGCCACCCTGCGTGGCCAGGAGATCGGTGCCCTGGAGAACGACCGAAGCCGGATGCTACGCGCTGCCTTCCAGTACGCCGATGCCTTCCCACTCGGGGTTGGGCTGGGCAACTACAAGAACTACAACCACCACTACGGCTCCCCGACCGTCTGGAACTCCACGACCTTTACATCGGCGCACGGCACCTACGCCCAGACCCTCTCGGAGCTCGGCTGGCTGGGCCTGCTCGCCCTTCTCTGGCTCCAAGGCGCAACTCTCATGACTCTCTACCGCTTCTGGAGGGCTCTGCCTACGGGGACCTGGGAGAAGGCCTGGCTCCTGGCGACCTACGCCGGGTGCTGGGGGATCTTTGCCGCCACCTTCCTGGGGGACTATATCTTTCCTAGCTACCACAACGGCGCGATGGCCTCGTTTGGCGGGACGGTCTATGTCTGGCTCTTTGCGGGGTTTGGGATCGGGCTGGCGCGCCTGCGCGGCCTCACCTGGGCGAGCGCGACGGGCAAGGGGATCAAGAAACCCCGGCCCCAAGCGCACTGGGTTCGCCCCACGGAGGGCAGACCATGA
- a CDS encoding diguanylate cyclase domain-containing protein: MTPDLSIVIVSWNTKALLKDCLESIQNVARAEVFVADNASSDGSPELVASAFPNVTLIQTGANLGFAKANNLALKQAKGRYWLLLNSDTLVPDGALERLVEAMDAHPEAAVAGSLLLNGDGTLQHSWARFPSFQSELSGALERGQCPYTDTQLLDEATRTSLAPFACDWVGGAVFCVRASAAQKAGLLDEKFFMYSEETEWCHRLKKRTGGTTLLIPASVVIHLGGGSSRAVPKATRQRMWRSSLRFFRLTQGPLGALPPSAVATGRYLLSPLRRSKQADTETPPTDPNVTLARLNQRDPLTSAHNQKALVRALNRLSPGTALLYLNKDGLIYFNDQYGHSFGDQVLCDLVATIKRSLPAGAAYFRIGSNEFAILIPHAESAKLDAYAKTLVENIPVALQELLDANNLGGSSCPLGVHIGIALSEPTETGESLLKRADLAHDVAKRLGIGRVAWAPPLLQNPDPLTGVGHWEAFPLRGHEPANGATVLALDIDHLKDFMDTNGLTMGDSLLQRVGEVLLQSTLRGMEVYRTSGGTFALILTSEWSVHVPTVAQKLGEAVNAAIFYFIQNNKLTFPQKQTTLSMGIAQAHAEETLEALTQRAEAALKQAKAQGKNRICWAEEPSAATEHAA, encoded by the coding sequence ATGACCCCCGATCTCTCGATTGTGATTGTCTCCTGGAACACGAAAGCGCTCCTCAAAGACTGCCTGGAGAGCATTCAAAATGTCGCCCGCGCCGAGGTCTTTGTCGCCGATAATGCGTCATCAGATGGCAGCCCCGAGCTCGTGGCGAGTGCGTTTCCCAACGTCACGCTGATCCAGACGGGTGCGAATCTGGGCTTTGCCAAGGCCAACAACCTCGCGCTGAAGCAGGCGAAGGGCCGCTACTGGCTCCTGCTCAACTCCGACACGCTGGTCCCCGACGGTGCCCTGGAAAGGCTGGTAGAGGCAATGGACGCCCACCCCGAGGCGGCGGTCGCGGGCTCGCTGCTGCTCAATGGCGACGGCACGCTCCAGCACTCCTGGGCACGCTTTCCCAGCTTCCAGAGCGAGCTCTCCGGTGCCCTAGAGCGCGGCCAGTGCCCCTACACCGACACGCAGCTCCTCGACGAGGCCACGCGCACCTCCCTCGCCCCCTTTGCTTGTGACTGGGTAGGCGGGGCGGTCTTCTGTGTCCGTGCGAGCGCAGCGCAAAAGGCCGGTCTGCTCGACGAGAAGTTCTTCATGTACAGCGAGGAGACCGAGTGGTGCCACCGCCTGAAAAAGCGAACCGGCGGCACCACGCTTCTCATCCCCGCATCGGTCGTGATCCACCTAGGTGGCGGCTCCAGCCGCGCGGTTCCCAAGGCCACGCGTCAGCGCATGTGGCGCTCCAGCCTGCGCTTCTTCCGCCTCACCCAAGGCCCCCTCGGCGCGCTGCCCCCCAGCGCCGTCGCCACGGGGCGCTATCTCCTCTCCCCGCTCCGACGAAGCAAGCAGGCAGACACAGAAACGCCGCCCACGGATCCAAACGTTACCCTCGCACGCCTCAACCAGCGCGACCCTCTGACCAGTGCCCACAACCAGAAGGCGCTAGTGAGAGCACTGAACAGGCTCTCCCCAGGAACCGCACTCCTCTATCTCAATAAAGACGGTTTGATTTACTTCAACGACCAGTACGGGCACAGCTTCGGCGACCAAGTCCTGTGTGACCTTGTTGCTACCATCAAGCGCTCACTCCCCGCAGGCGCAGCTTACTTCCGTATCGGGAGCAATGAGTTTGCTATTCTGATCCCCCATGCCGAGTCTGCAAAGCTCGATGCATACGCCAAGACTCTTGTTGAGAACATTCCTGTGGCACTCCAGGAGCTCCTGGATGCCAACAACCTTGGCGGCTCGTCTTGCCCACTTGGGGTGCATATCGGCATTGCGCTCTCCGAGCCGACAGAGACGGGTGAGTCCCTCCTGAAGCGTGCCGACCTAGCCCACGACGTAGCCAAGCGCCTTGGGATTGGGCGTGTGGCCTGGGCACCCCCTCTCCTTCAAAACCCAGACCCGCTGACTGGGGTTGGGCATTGGGAGGCATTTCCGCTGCGGGGGCACGAGCCTGCAAACGGTGCGACCGTGCTTGCTCTGGATATCGATCACCTCAAAGACTTCATGGATACCAATGGACTGACAATGGGTGATAGCTTGCTCCAGCGAGTTGGGGAGGTGCTCTTGCAGTCCACCCTTCGCGGCATGGAGGTCTACAGAACGAGCGGTGGGACGTTTGCCCTGATTCTCACCTCCGAGTGGAGCGTCCATGTCCCGACCGTGGCACAGAAGCTCGGGGAGGCGGTCAACGCGGCGATCTTCTACTTCATTCAGAATAACAAGCTGACGTTTCCTCAGAAGCAAACGACACTGAGCATGGGAATCGCACAGGCACACGCCGAGGAGACTCTCGAAGCCCTCACCCAGCGCGCGGAGGCAGCCCTAAAGCAGGCAAAGGCACAAGGGAAGAACCGGATCTGCTGGGCGGAGGAGCCGTCTGCGGCGACGGAGCACGCGGCGTGA
- a CDS encoding glycosyltransferase family 4 protein, whose translation MRLLIVSPWFPYPPDNGSRLRAWHLIQRLTQRHEVRLIVGRQDDATGEVPPGIPTTVVPWLWHQPGATGKAGALRALFSSVPRSILETPNPAFVAAIEAELALQPDAVLAMELGSDAYLPETLPCPVFLDQVEVSGLEHAWRQASQPRERLARWLTYQKGVGYWGRRLRRYHTLTAVSKAEAAAVERVSGKATLVVPNGVATAEFTPANLSETVPGRLIYNGALSYGPNRDAVLWFVEAILPKIKEQVPEAHLVVTGRAEAAPESLCRHPHVTLTGFLPDLRPTLAVAQVCVVPLRAGGGTRLKILEAWAAGLPTVATPIGAAGLEGSVAGEHLLLGETAEAFAQETITLLKSVELRQRLARNARALVEARYDWDVIVEALSEHLVQARK comes from the coding sequence ATGCGGCTGCTGATCGTCTCTCCCTGGTTCCCCTACCCGCCCGACAATGGGTCGCGCCTGCGGGCGTGGCACCTGATCCAGCGGCTCACGCAGCGCCACGAGGTCCGGCTGATTGTCGGGCGGCAGGACGATGCAACCGGCGAGGTTCCCCCCGGCATTCCCACGACCGTGGTCCCCTGGCTCTGGCACCAGCCCGGCGCGACCGGGAAGGCCGGTGCCCTCCGGGCTCTGTTTTCGTCGGTGCCGCGCTCGATCCTGGAGACCCCCAACCCCGCCTTTGTCGCCGCGATTGAGGCCGAGCTCGCCCTACAGCCCGATGCCGTGCTGGCGATGGAGCTGGGCAGCGATGCCTACCTCCCCGAGACCCTCCCCTGCCCGGTCTTCCTGGACCAGGTCGAGGTCTCGGGCCTGGAGCACGCCTGGCGGCAGGCAAGCCAGCCGCGGGAACGCCTGGCCCGCTGGCTGACGTACCAAAAGGGGGTGGGCTACTGGGGGCGACGGCTCCGGCGCTACCACACACTCACTGCGGTCTCAAAGGCCGAGGCGGCGGCGGTCGAGCGGGTCTCGGGGAAGGCGACTCTAGTCGTTCCCAACGGGGTCGCGACCGCTGAGTTTACCCCTGCCAATCTCAGCGAGACGGTCCCGGGGCGGCTGATCTACAACGGTGCCCTCTCGTACGGCCCGAATCGTGACGCGGTACTCTGGTTTGTGGAGGCGATCCTACCGAAGATTAAAGAGCAGGTCCCCGAGGCGCACTTGGTTGTGACGGGGCGGGCGGAGGCAGCTCCCGAGAGCCTTTGTCGCCACCCGCACGTGACCCTGACCGGGTTTCTCCCCGATCTGCGCCCCACGCTCGCGGTGGCGCAGGTCTGTGTCGTCCCGCTCCGTGCGGGCGGCGGGACTCGGCTGAAGATCTTAGAGGCTTGGGCCGCAGGGCTTCCGACAGTCGCCACGCCAATCGGGGCGGCGGGGCTGGAGGGAAGCGTCGCAGGCGAGCACCTGCTCCTGGGAGAGACCGCAGAGGCCTTTGCCCAGGAGACCATCACGCTCCTCAAGAGTGTTGAGCTACGGCAGCGGCTCGCCCGCAATGCCCGTGCTCTGGTCGAGGCGCGCTACGACTGGGACGTGATCGTGGAGGCACTCTCGGAGCACCTCGTGCAAGCAAGAAAATGA
- a CDS encoding inositol monophosphatase family protein, with protein MNTTYLETAVSLARQAGEIGRTIFLTARESTWKSDNTPVTEADIAINDLVIRELSRLYPDHAIIGEESSQPHAGASHVWVCDPIDGTIPYALGIPTSAFSLGLVIDGVTEVGVAYDFHADRMYTAERGKGAFCNGVPLKAFQGTSLRATVSDVEGIWWSGFPVGELTRLPSLLEREGSKILKVCSMVYAGLLVARGELAGMISRGDKPWDVAAMDIIVREAGGCVTDLQGNPLRCDGPIPGSVVCGAGVQDAYLSLIDEAFAE; from the coding sequence GTGAATACTACCTACCTAGAAACCGCCGTCTCTCTCGCCCGGCAGGCGGGGGAGATCGGCCGGACGATCTTTCTCACCGCCCGCGAGAGCACCTGGAAGTCCGACAACACCCCCGTGACCGAGGCGGATATCGCCATCAACGATCTCGTGATCCGGGAGCTCTCCCGGCTCTACCCCGACCACGCGATTATCGGGGAGGAGTCCAGCCAGCCCCACGCGGGTGCGAGCCATGTCTGGGTCTGTGATCCCATCGATGGAACCATCCCCTACGCGCTGGGAATCCCGACCTCGGCGTTCTCGCTTGGGCTGGTGATCGACGGTGTCACGGAGGTGGGGGTCGCCTACGACTTCCACGCCGACCGGATGTACACGGCGGAGCGCGGCAAGGGGGCGTTCTGCAATGGTGTCCCCCTGAAGGCCTTTCAAGGCACCAGCCTGCGCGCCACGGTCTCCGATGTCGAGGGAATCTGGTGGAGCGGCTTTCCGGTCGGGGAGCTCACCCGCCTGCCCAGCCTCCTGGAGCGCGAGGGGAGCAAGATTTTGAAGGTCTGCTCGATGGTCTATGCCGGCCTGCTGGTGGCGCGCGGCGAGCTGGCGGGGATGATCAGCCGCGGCGACAAGCCCTGGGATGTGGCCGCGATGGATATCATTGTCCGGGAGGCGGGCGGCTGCGTGACCGACCTGCAGGGCAACCCGCTCCGCTGCGATGGGCCGATCCCGGGGAGCGTGGTCTGTGGGGCCGGGGTCCAAGACGCCTACCTCAGCCTGATCGATGAGGCCTTTGCGGAGTAG
- a CDS encoding glycosyltransferase, with product MRVVIDARPLSHPQAGGYRSYVSALVRGLAEVKPADVEVLLYLDRPTETAFPFETRVLSPSRLKTDFWLFAQQVRRDKPELVHGTVNYLPLGLSCKTLLLLYDALLLKRYPWEGKVQRSLRQRVLNGYWTTLMRHSAQRATKTFTISHGAAQELASVLGGSPERFPIVPIGLTLPLPSAGVRHEKNSILAIAAPDARKNIEAVYDALPLLADLAPTLKLVCTSARTAEVAEAEVARRGLKGVKLLRSLDNQALSDAYAGASVFVFPSRLEGFGLPPLEAMQAGTPVVASHALPMPEILGDAPLYFDPEQPTQLAQAVRRLLTDPAAWTEHARRGTVQASRYTLRAMAEGTLALWREVGA from the coding sequence GTGAGGGTGGTGATCGATGCGCGCCCGCTCTCGCACCCGCAGGCGGGCGGCTACCGCTCGTACGTGAGTGCGCTGGTGCGAGGGCTCGCGGAGGTGAAGCCGGCCGATGTGGAGGTGCTCCTCTACCTAGACCGCCCGACCGAGACAGCCTTTCCCTTCGAGACCCGCGTGCTCTCACCATCGCGCCTCAAGACCGACTTCTGGCTCTTTGCCCAACAAGTGCGCCGCGACAAGCCCGAGCTCGTGCACGGCACCGTAAACTACCTGCCGCTAGGGCTCTCGTGCAAGACCCTTCTCCTGCTCTACGATGCCCTCTTGCTCAAGCGCTACCCGTGGGAAGGGAAGGTGCAGCGCTCGCTCCGGCAGCGTGTGCTCAATGGCTACTGGACCACGCTCATGCGCCACTCCGCCCAGAGGGCGACCAAGACCTTCACGATCTCCCACGGTGCCGCGCAGGAGCTGGCATCGGTGCTGGGTGGGAGCCCCGAGCGCTTCCCGATTGTCCCGATTGGACTGACACTTCCCCTACCAAGCGCGGGAGTGCGGCATGAGAAGAACTCGATCCTGGCGATCGCGGCACCGGACGCCCGAAAGAATATCGAGGCGGTCTACGATGCCCTACCGCTCCTGGCAGACCTGGCACCGACTCTGAAGCTAGTGTGTACGTCGGCGCGGACAGCGGAGGTGGCCGAGGCGGAGGTGGCACGGCGTGGGCTAAAAGGGGTGAAGCTCCTGCGTAGCCTCGACAACCAGGCGCTCTCGGATGCCTACGCCGGCGCAAGTGTCTTTGTGTTTCCGTCGCGCCTGGAGGGCTTTGGCCTGCCCCCTCTAGAGGCGATGCAGGCAGGGACACCGGTCGTGGCCTCGCACGCTCTGCCGATGCCGGAGATCCTCGGGGACGCGCCCCTCTACTTCGACCCGGAGCAGCCCACGCAGCTCGCTCAGGCCGTCCGCCGCCTCCTCACCGACCCGGCGGCTTGGACCGAGCATGCCCGGCGCGGCACGGTGCAGGCAAGCCGCTACACGCTCCGGGCGATGGCGGAGGGCACGCTGGCGCTCTGGCGGGAGGTCGGCGCGTGA